The segment TGCCGGGGCGGTTGGTCAACGTCGTAATCCGCTGAATCTCCCTCTGGATCGTAGTTGACATAATATATCTTCTACGACAAAAATTGGCTGCAAGCCAGCCTGCCTAGACCGGCCCCTTCCAGCGGCCGACATCCTCCGGCTCTCGATCCGCCCCTCCCGGCTCCCGCATCCGATCCCGGATTTGCTGTGTCAGGGTTGTGAGCTTCTCCAGCACGTAGGTTGACTGCTTCGTGTTCTCCTCGACCGCCAGGATGACCTGAATCCATTGGGCCGTGTAGAGCAGGTAGATGAAGATGAAAGCGCCGGAGGCTCCGTAGGTCAGCGTCTGGAGAAGGTCCTCCAGCGACCTCGCCACGATCGACCGGGCCAAACCCACCGGCACCACCAGCGCGACGATCACCAACACGATCCACGCCAGGACGCTCATCACCTTCGAGAGTCGCCGCAGCAGCCAAAAACGCTTTTCGGAAACGAACGCCATCAGAACGGAACCCGCTCTACCTGGTCACCCAGGTAGGGTATCCGCGCGACCTCGCCGTTCGCCGCCTTGGCCACGCCGAACGCTGTCAGGAGCAGCACGGCCGTCCAGGCGGCGAACTTGACCAGATAGCCCACTAGCGGACCGAGGTAAGGAATCCGGCCCAGGGTCCCGTCGTAGATCCAGAAGAAAACCGTGAGCAGGATTTCCAGCAGGAAGAGCAGAAACCCCTGGCGGGCGTGAAACCCGATGAACGCGTTTTCGGGGGCGCCGAGGAGTCCCAGAAAGCAGAGTCCTGGCAAATACGCGACCGCGGCGAGGAGCCGTCCGCGTTTTACGTCGTCAGGGCTGATGGAATCGTATGGCGACGCGACCGGCACGAGCCAGGAATAGCACGCTCCTCGGGACGCGTCAAGGACGCCGCCGCTACCCGTGCCCCGGCGCTTAGGTCGCCGACCAGTTCCGGACGTGGAAGCTGGGATCGAGCGTGGGCGTGGCGAACTCTCCGAGCCGTGGAATCACCTCCATGGTCTGGCCCGATTGCTCGAGTGCGACGCGCCAGTGGACCGCGGTTCCGGCGGGAGCCTCGAGCCTCCTGAACGGCACCCGGATTTCGATGACCTCTCCGATCGCGTACTCCCCCGGGTCTTCCCCATCGGGCGTCCGATCCGCGCCGGCGGGGATCCACTGGAGCGCTCCGCGGGAATCCCCGTCGAGCGGCACCCGCCCCTCCGCGGTGCGTGGAAGCGTGAAGCGAAGGAGGATCGCGCTTTTCGCCCGGCTCTCCCCCAACACCCCGTCCACTCGCACAAAGAGATCCTTTTCGCTCAACCCGAACAGCACCCGCCGCATGATCGAACGGGATCGATGATCCGCGCCCTGGTCCGATGCCGCGTCGAAAAGCTCCGCGTTCCTCCATTCGTAGAAGTGGGTATCGCGCCCGTCCAGGGTCGGCGCGATGTAGGGAACGTGCTCGCCTTCCACGCCCTCCGCCGGCGCGTCGCGAAGGCTTCGCCGTGTGGCCGCCGGGGCGGGAAGGCCGAGGAGGTTGTACGCCCGGATCAGGTGGGATCGGAACAGAGCGTCGAACTCGTCCTTGTGTGCGCTTTGATGGTCGTCGCCGTACCACCAGAGCCAATCGCTTGCCTCCGCCACCAGGATTTCTTCGTAGGCTTCCCCGACCCGCGCCTCGGGCGACCCGGCGGCTGTTTGGAAACGCTCGCGAAGCCGGCGAAGAGCCGCCCACGCTCGATTCTTCTCGGGGTGGCCGATCCACACGGAGAGGTCGGCGGCGATCCAGGAGCCGACCGGCACGTGAGGCAGCGACTCCCCCGGCGGCACGCGGGCCAGGGCCTCCCCGACCGTGACCGCCTCGATCCCCCGCTCCGACGAAAGCCGGCCGTAGAGCGCGTCCAGGAAAGGCTTCCCGTCGTCCGCATACGATTCCCAGCAGTTTTCACCGTCCAGGATCACCGTCACGAGCGGGTCGGAGGCTCCCTGCTCCCGCGCCCTCGAACCGGCCTCTCGCACGCGGGTGACGAAATCCTCCGCCGCCCGGTCGGGCTGCCAAGCCATGTAGGTGAATCCGATCCGATCGGACAGCGCCCGGTCGCGGAACACCATCGTGATCGCTCCCCTCTCGGTGTCAATCCGGTAGGGCCGGTAGAGAGCCGCCGCCCAGCGCTCGCCGCCCGGCTCGGCGCGGCCGAGCGCACGGGCGAGAACGGCCTCATCAGAGGCGCACCACGCAAAACCGGCCTCCCGCACCAGCTCGAGCGCAGCTTGGCTGACCGCCCCCTCCGGCGGCCAGGTTCCGCGCGGAGGCGCGCCGAAGCGCCGCGTGTGGCTCTCCCTCGCGCGGCGCAAGTGATCCGCCGCGTCCTCCGGGGCACGAAAGGCTGGGACCGGAAGCAGAATCGACTGGGAGACCTCACGGGGCGAGTCGGTGCTTAGGAGCAGG is part of the Candidatus Eisenbacteria bacterium genome and harbors:
- a CDS encoding glycoside hydrolase produces the protein MAESTLLALVWHMHQPSYRDALTGRVLLPWTRLHATKDYRDMVSNLRGYPRVHATFNLTPVLLDQLEAIAAGVSDDFLDLARKPAESLTPEEQRFLTRDFFSVNPERMLEPHARYRELRARAAATQGGARAPRERPLAADEIRDLQTWFHLAWVDPVYREEEPIRSLFRKGRGFTEAEKQSLLDWGVGCAARVIETYRDAARSGQIEIATSAYHHPILPLLLSTDSPREVSQSILLPVPAFRAPEDAADHLRRARESHTRRFGAPPRGTWPPEGAVSQAALELVREAGFAWCASDEAVLARALGRAEPGGERWAAALYRPYRIDTERGAITMVFRDRALSDRIGFTYMAWQPDRAAEDFVTRVREAGSRAREQGASDPLVTVILDGENCWESYADDGKPFLDALYGRLSSERGIEAVTVGEALARVPPGESLPHVPVGSWIAADLSVWIGHPEKNRAWAALRRLRERFQTAAGSPEARVGEAYEEILVAEASDWLWWYGDDHQSAHKDEFDALFRSHLIRAYNLLGLPAPAATRRSLRDAPAEGVEGEHVPYIAPTLDGRDTHFYEWRNAELFDAASDQGADHRSRSIMRRVLFGLSEKDLFVRVDGVLGESRAKSAILLRFTLPRTAEGRVPLDGDSRGALQWIPAGADRTPDGEDPGEYAIGEVIEIRVPFRRLEAPAGTAVHWRVALEQSGQTMEVIPRLGEFATPTLDPSFHVRNWSAT